From one Streptomyces sp. NBC_01478 genomic stretch:
- a CDS encoding GNAT family N-acetyltransferase has protein sequence MTTPPDIELRTFTTLADVRGDLLDVYAEVRAPLLHLPNYAVATFGERLDRHGTDPGFTAVLAYADGYPVGYVYGNTIEHGDRYWKRTSPAPAKTYTGRPAVALKEIGVRATWRKTGTARRIHDAFLTAREEPYVTLMVNSVAGDGKVHALYKSWGYEDIGQSQPSPASPALTVMIRASHWLA, from the coding sequence ATGACCACGCCGCCGGACATCGAACTGCGCACGTTCACCACTCTCGCCGATGTCCGCGGCGATCTCCTCGACGTGTACGCAGAGGTGCGCGCCCCGCTGCTCCACCTGCCGAACTACGCAGTCGCCACGTTCGGCGAACGCTTGGACCGGCACGGCACCGATCCCGGGTTCACGGCCGTCCTCGCGTACGCGGACGGGTATCCGGTCGGCTATGTGTACGGCAACACCATCGAGCACGGCGATCGGTACTGGAAGCGCACCAGCCCGGCACCGGCTAAGACCTACACCGGCCGTCCGGCCGTGGCTTTGAAGGAGATCGGCGTCCGGGCGACGTGGCGGAAGACCGGCACCGCCCGCCGGATCCACGACGCCTTCCTCACCGCACGCGAAGAGCCGTACGTGACGCTTATGGTCAACTCGGTCGCCGGGGACGGAAAGGTCCACGCGCTCTACAAGTCGTGGGGTTACGAAGACATCGGCCAGAGCCAGCCATCACCGGCCTCGCCGGCCCTCACCGTGATGATCCGGGCCAGCCATTGGCTTGCTTAG
- a CDS encoding glutathione peroxidase: MTTTENTGPLAVEIGSLKGGSADLTQYTGQAVLVVNVASKCGLTPQYTGLERLQERYAAQGFTVLGVPCNQFLGQEPGSAEEIAEFCSATYGVTFPLTEKVEVNGDGRHALYERLVDFADGEGHTGDIRWNFEKFLIGRDGTVIARFSPQTEPESAEVVAAVDGALA; encoded by the coding sequence ATGACGACTACAGAGAACACGGGTCCCCTCGCCGTCGAGATCGGGTCGCTCAAGGGCGGCTCCGCGGACCTCACGCAGTACACGGGCCAGGCCGTCCTCGTGGTGAACGTGGCCTCCAAGTGCGGGCTGACCCCCCAGTACACGGGCCTCGAGCGGCTCCAGGAGCGGTACGCGGCGCAGGGCTTCACCGTGCTCGGCGTGCCCTGCAACCAGTTCCTCGGACAGGAGCCCGGCAGCGCCGAGGAGATCGCCGAGTTCTGCTCGGCGACGTACGGCGTGACCTTCCCGCTGACCGAGAAGGTCGAGGTCAACGGGGACGGCCGGCACGCGCTGTACGAGCGGCTCGTCGACTTCGCGGACGGCGAGGGCCACACCGGTGACATCCGCTGGAACTTCGAGAAGTTCCTGATCGGCCGCGACGGCACGGTGATCGCCCGCTTCTCCCCGCAGACCGAGCCGGAGTCGGCGGAGGTCGTGGCGGCGGTCGACGGCGCCCTCGCCTAG
- the tgmA gene encoding putative ATP-grasp-modified RiPP, with amino-acid sequence MFHHMDRFPTGSPLPQGRLTAAPWGLRRIAPYPPVEVPDYARLELDAETQTTRYFDASGAPTMSPGHGTSSGTNPATGTTGQGDRNGDSPDSDTGNDTDQ; translated from the coding sequence GTGTTCCATCACATGGATCGTTTTCCCACTGGCAGCCCACTGCCGCAGGGGCGGCTGACAGCCGCCCCGTGGGGCCTGCGCCGCATCGCCCCGTACCCGCCCGTCGAAGTCCCCGACTACGCACGGCTGGAGCTGGACGCGGAGACGCAGACCACCCGATACTTCGACGCCTCCGGGGCCCCGACCATGTCCCCAGGACACGGCACGTCCTCCGGTACGAACCCGGCGACCGGCACAACGGGGCAGGGCGACCGCAACGGCGACTCCCCGGACAGCGACACGGGGAACGACACCGACCAGTGA
- a CDS encoding DUF6087 family protein encodes MDDEPLKDWAERRDAKIGRLRAVPVVSADGPRAAHLNPEAPRAIERWNGHTWEPYAFAADLAGAKAILYPETSPTPSSVPVPKPLGSGTGRHRKPPAPR; translated from the coding sequence ATGGACGACGAGCCGCTGAAGGACTGGGCGGAACGCCGCGACGCGAAGATCGGCCGGCTTCGCGCCGTGCCTGTCGTCTCCGCCGACGGCCCCAGGGCAGCTCACCTGAACCCCGAGGCACCGCGCGCGATCGAGCGCTGGAACGGTCACACGTGGGAGCCGTACGCCTTCGCCGCCGACCTGGCCGGGGCGAAGGCGATCCTCTACCCGGAAACGAGCCCGACGCCGTCTTCGGTGCCGGTGCCGAAGCCCCTCGGCTCCGGCACCGGAAGGCATCGGAAACCCCCGGCGCCGAGGTAG
- a CDS encoding MerR family transcriptional regulator, translating to MTEDARVDDDLLTIGAFAARARLSAKALRLYDRLGLLSPARVDEVSGYRYYRASQVERARLVALLRQLDMPLARIAELVEADRTVAAALLAAYWTDVETRIAGQRALAEYLRARLSGRSSEMYGTFVVETVEVPEQVLITETRHTLADELPAWIGASLGRLEAAAEECGGGSGAPFVVYHSEVSMESDGPAESCVPVADEAAARAWAERQGRARQTAVRVEPARRLAYTRITKAQVAYPQIQAAFEAVEQWVAGQGLRYAGPCREVYFADWEAAGPGDAVCDVAFPVETTR from the coding sequence GTGACGGAGGATGCGAGGGTGGACGACGACCTGCTGACCATCGGTGCGTTCGCGGCGCGGGCACGGCTTTCGGCCAAGGCGCTGCGGCTGTACGACCGGCTCGGGCTGCTGTCACCTGCTCGTGTCGACGAGGTGAGCGGCTACCGCTACTACCGCGCGAGCCAGGTCGAGCGGGCCCGACTCGTGGCGCTGCTACGGCAGTTGGACATGCCGCTGGCCCGGATCGCCGAGCTGGTCGAGGCCGACCGTACGGTCGCGGCCGCACTGCTCGCCGCGTACTGGACGGACGTCGAGACCCGGATCGCCGGGCAGCGCGCGCTCGCCGAGTACCTCCGTGCACGACTGTCGGGGAGGAGCTCCGAGATGTACGGAACATTCGTGGTCGAGACGGTCGAGGTACCGGAACAGGTGCTGATCACCGAGACCCGGCACACCCTCGCGGACGAGTTGCCGGCCTGGATCGGGGCCTCGCTGGGGCGCCTTGAGGCGGCGGCGGAGGAGTGCGGGGGCGGGAGCGGCGCGCCGTTCGTCGTCTACCACTCCGAGGTGTCGATGGAGAGCGACGGCCCGGCCGAGTCCTGTGTGCCGGTCGCGGACGAGGCGGCGGCGCGGGCCTGGGCGGAGCGACAGGGGCGGGCCCGGCAGACGGCGGTGCGGGTGGAGCCGGCACGACGACTGGCCTACACCCGGATCACCAAGGCGCAGGTGGCGTATCCGCAGATCCAAGCCGCGTTCGAGGCGGTGGAGCAGTGGGTCGCCGGGCAGGGGCTGCGGTACGCCGGGCCGTGCCGCGAGGTGTACTTCGCGGACTGGGAGGCGGCGGGGCCCGGGGACGCGGTGTGCGACGTGGCGTTCCCGGTGGAGACCACCCGGTGA
- a CDS encoding MFS transporter, which produces MRSYRELFRTPEYTPFFFSFAAQNAAGTISGLALATLVYRATQSPLLSAVSMFGPQLAQMLGATFFLSGADRLPPRATLTGINSAFAVCTAVLATPGLPIGAVFAVVFLQGLIASLGGGVSGGLLNEILSKEGYLLGRSVFNMASGLMQVTGFAMGGALLTLLSPRVCLLLAAALYATTALALRLGLTARPPRTAGRPSVAATWRTNALLWSSRPRRLTYLGMWVPNGLVVGCESLYVSYDSGSAGVLFASAALGMFVGDLTLGRFVPPALRARLDIPLRLLLATPYLFFALRPGMPWAAMAVGVASIGYGASLVLQERLMELTPDELAGHALGLRSAGMLTMQGIGAAVAGTTAQLTSPATAMTLVAVASMAVTLTLGVLGRQARGETLDRKVEGPFRAPPQSDSRPPSPVRQAVVVDNADDGQGC; this is translated from the coding sequence ATGCGCAGCTACCGCGAGCTCTTCCGCACCCCCGAATACACCCCGTTCTTCTTCTCCTTCGCCGCCCAGAACGCGGCCGGGACCATCAGCGGCCTGGCACTCGCGACCCTCGTGTACCGCGCGACGCAGTCCCCCCTGCTGTCGGCGGTGAGCATGTTCGGGCCGCAGCTCGCCCAGATGCTCGGCGCGACCTTCTTCCTCTCGGGCGCGGACAGACTGCCCCCGCGAGCCACCCTCACCGGCATCAACTCCGCCTTCGCCGTCTGTACGGCGGTGCTGGCGACCCCCGGTCTGCCGATCGGGGCGGTCTTCGCCGTCGTGTTCCTCCAGGGCCTGATCGCCTCGCTGGGCGGCGGAGTGAGCGGCGGCCTGCTGAACGAGATCCTCTCCAAGGAGGGCTATCTGCTGGGCCGTTCGGTCTTCAACATGGCCTCGGGCCTGATGCAGGTCACCGGTTTCGCCATGGGCGGGGCCCTCCTGACCCTGCTCTCCCCGCGCGTCTGCCTGCTCCTCGCGGCGGCCCTGTACGCCACCACGGCCCTGGCCCTCCGCCTCGGCCTGACCGCCCGCCCACCCCGCACCGCGGGCCGCCCGTCGGTCGCGGCGACCTGGCGCACGAACGCCCTCCTGTGGTCCTCCCGCCCCCGCCGCCTCACCTACCTCGGCATGTGGGTCCCCAACGGCCTGGTGGTCGGCTGCGAATCCCTCTACGTCTCCTACGACTCCGGGTCCGCCGGCGTGCTGTTCGCGAGCGCGGCCCTGGGCATGTTCGTCGGCGACCTGACCCTGGGCCGTTTCGTCCCGCCCGCCCTGCGCGCCCGCCTGGACATCCCGCTCCGCCTCCTGCTGGCCACGCCGTACCTGTTCTTCGCGCTGCGCCCCGGCATGCCCTGGGCCGCGATGGCGGTGGGCGTGGCCTCCATCGGCTACGGCGCGAGCCTGGTCCTCCAGGAACGCCTGATGGAACTCACTCCCGACGAACTGGCGGGCCACGCACTGGGGTTGCGCTCCGCGGGCATGCTCACCATGCAGGGCATCGGCGCGGCCGTAGCGGGCACGACCGCCCAACTCACCTCCCCGGCAACGGCGATGACCCTGGTGGCCGTGGCGTCGATGGCGGTGACCTTGACCCTGGGGGTGCTCGGCCGGCAGGCGCGGGGGGAGACCCTGGACCGGAAGGTCGAGGGCCCCTTCCGCGCCCCGCCGCAGTCCGACTCCCGTCCCCCGTCACCTGTACGACAGGCGGTCGTGGTAGACAACGCCGATGATGGTCAGGGCTGTTGA
- a CDS encoding ATP-binding protein, whose amino-acid sequence MTSLSTSVQAGSSVGHPAYSRTFPCEPSTAEIGRKLVSDALGIWHLDNLVDPATLIISELVANAVRHTPCHSIRLVVGRPTGTRVRVGVVDRAPSCLPVLGPATGDDESGRGLLLIDAVADRWGYDLCGSGRRPWGKEVWAELRVEGDG is encoded by the coding sequence ATGACGAGTCTCAGTACCTCAGTTCAGGCCGGCTCCTCTGTCGGTCACCCCGCCTACAGCCGGACCTTCCCGTGCGAACCGTCCACGGCCGAGATCGGCCGCAAGCTCGTCAGCGACGCCCTCGGCATATGGCATCTGGACAACCTCGTCGACCCCGCAACGCTGATCATTTCGGAACTGGTCGCGAACGCCGTAAGGCACACCCCGTGTCACTCGATCCGTCTGGTTGTCGGACGACCGACCGGGACACGGGTGCGGGTGGGCGTGGTGGATCGGGCACCCTCGTGCCTGCCGGTACTCGGTCCGGCCACTGGCGATGACGAGTCGGGCCGTGGCCTGCTCCTGATCGATGCTGTCGCCGACCGGTGGGGCTACGACCTGTGCGGCTCCGGCAGGCGCCCGTGGGGCAAAGAAGTCTGGGCCGAACTCCGCGTCGAGGGCGACGGATGA
- a CDS encoding DUF397 domain-containing protein, whose translation MAIRQGATDTWTKSTYSTGNGACVEVKSPVLAAMAVRDSKVDGGPALDFPADSWNAFVAEVARGAHDLH comes from the coding sequence ATGGCAATTCGTCAGGGCGCCACGGACACGTGGACCAAGTCCACGTACTCCACCGGGAACGGTGCATGCGTCGAGGTCAAGTCACCGGTTCTCGCGGCCATGGCCGTACGGGACTCCAAGGTCGACGGGGGTCCGGCGCTGGACTTCCCCGCGGACTCGTGGAACGCCTTCGTGGCAGAGGTCGCGCGGGGGGCGCACGACCTTCACTGA
- the tgmB gene encoding ATP-grasp ribosomal peptide maturase encodes MSYDDRPVLVVTNLDDPTADFVIAELHDRGVPVARLDSGDFPAALSCSASIGDTDRWRGSVQTPSRCAELGSVRSMYYRRPSGFAFPHLDRQDERFAVAQARYGLGGILTSLPGCLYVNHPNRIGDAEYKPAGLAAAAAVGFVLPPTLITNVPGDARAFLKEHGPAIFKPLSVPLYLVDGKAQTVPVTEVTADEIDDSVAGTMHLFQKRVDKVADVRVTVIGEQTFAVRIDSGLLDWRTDYRTHTYTPVTPPLEVERAMRAYLRHFGLVFGAFDFALTELGAWVFIECNPSGQWAWMEPPTGLPMTAALADLLEGGLHVR; translated from the coding sequence GTGTCGTACGACGATCGTCCGGTCCTGGTCGTCACGAACCTCGACGACCCGACCGCGGACTTCGTGATCGCCGAGCTCCACGACCGAGGTGTCCCGGTTGCGCGGCTCGACTCCGGTGACTTTCCCGCCGCTCTGTCGTGTTCCGCGTCCATCGGCGACACCGACAGGTGGCGGGGGAGCGTGCAAACCCCCAGCAGGTGCGCCGAGTTGGGCTCGGTGCGGTCCATGTACTACCGGCGCCCCTCCGGATTTGCCTTCCCGCACCTCGACAGACAGGACGAGCGGTTCGCCGTGGCCCAGGCCCGCTACGGCCTCGGCGGCATCCTGACCTCCCTGCCAGGCTGCCTCTACGTCAACCATCCCAACCGCATCGGCGACGCCGAGTACAAACCCGCCGGGCTCGCCGCAGCGGCGGCGGTCGGCTTCGTACTGCCGCCCACGCTGATCACCAATGTGCCCGGCGATGCCCGCGCGTTCCTCAAGGAGCACGGCCCGGCCATTTTCAAGCCGCTCTCGGTTCCGCTCTACCTGGTCGACGGCAAGGCCCAGACCGTTCCCGTGACCGAGGTGACCGCTGACGAGATCGACGACTCTGTGGCCGGCACCATGCACCTCTTCCAGAAGCGCGTGGACAAGGTTGCGGACGTCCGGGTCACGGTGATCGGTGAGCAGACCTTCGCCGTACGCATCGACTCGGGTCTCCTCGACTGGCGCACGGACTACCGCACCCACACCTACACACCCGTCACCCCACCCCTGGAGGTCGAGCGGGCGATGCGCGCCTACCTCAGGCACTTCGGGCTCGTCTTCGGGGCGTTCGACTTCGCTCTGACCGAACTCGGCGCGTGGGTCTTCATCGAGTGCAACCCTTCGGGACAGTGGGCCTGGATGGAGCCGCCGACCGGTCTGCCCATGACAGCCGCGCTCGCAGATCTCCTGGAAGGGGGACTCCATGTCCGCTGA
- a CDS encoding XRE family transcriptional regulator yields MDTTRNAVLEAWMAEHGYSSNSLADTVNRALERLTGRPGGLDGSSVRAWKAGRVKWPKSATRKALEDVSGLPAVALGFVPWGRARPAPAPPQQEDPDMKRRTLVGGIAAAAAAAAAPGTASPRRIGMSDVDRLQKRFADLIASDHRHGGQLGIEHRAAALADEALNLQNAGSATQRVRSNLYASAAAFRSSAMWAAIDGRRYDDAKAHMREAQALAEMSGDQAIKFRIWSHAGTMYRHMGRPADAFAANDVARNLRLTRRDPLFASLGLARQGAIHGAAQDPTGTRRAFEQAQDAMLRADPADYRPVWMLAFYDQAELDHLALSAYLALGDYPTAEFHAHRCLSALRPHMARSRAITTTRLAHAQLAQGAAEAATATAARVPADAATQHARVTRMLQEFGTALHATAPGSTAVQAWTEHTTTWKMAA; encoded by the coding sequence ATGGACACCACGCGCAACGCCGTGCTTGAGGCGTGGATGGCCGAACACGGCTACAGCTCCAACAGCCTTGCCGACACGGTGAACAGGGCTTTGGAGCGACTGACCGGGAGACCCGGCGGCCTCGACGGCTCATCGGTCCGGGCCTGGAAAGCGGGCCGGGTCAAGTGGCCCAAATCGGCTACCCGTAAGGCACTTGAGGACGTCAGCGGTCTGCCCGCCGTCGCCCTAGGGTTCGTGCCATGGGGCCGGGCTCGGCCCGCCCCAGCCCCACCGCAGCAGGAGGACCCCGACATGAAGCGCCGTACCCTCGTCGGCGGCATCGCGGCGGCTGCCGCCGCAGCAGCCGCGCCCGGCACCGCCTCCCCTCGCCGTATCGGCATGAGCGACGTCGACCGCCTCCAGAAGCGCTTCGCCGATCTCATCGCCAGCGACCACCGCCACGGCGGCCAACTCGGCATCGAGCACCGGGCCGCCGCACTCGCCGACGAAGCGCTCAACCTTCAGAACGCCGGCAGCGCCACCCAGCGCGTACGCAGCAACCTCTACGCCTCCGCAGCCGCCTTCCGCTCCTCGGCGATGTGGGCCGCCATCGACGGCCGCCGCTACGACGACGCCAAGGCGCATATGCGCGAGGCGCAGGCACTCGCCGAGATGTCCGGAGACCAGGCGATCAAGTTCCGCATCTGGAGCCACGCGGGGACCATGTACCGGCACATGGGTCGGCCTGCCGACGCGTTCGCCGCCAACGACGTCGCCCGCAACCTGCGCCTCACCCGCCGCGACCCCTTGTTCGCGTCCCTCGGCCTGGCCCGCCAGGGCGCCATCCACGGCGCGGCACAGGACCCCACCGGCACCCGCCGCGCCTTCGAACAGGCCCAGGACGCCATGCTGCGCGCCGACCCCGCCGACTACCGCCCAGTGTGGATGCTCGCCTTCTACGACCAAGCCGAACTGGACCACTTGGCCCTCTCCGCGTACTTGGCACTCGGCGACTACCCAACCGCGGAGTTCCACGCCCACCGCTGCCTGTCCGCCCTCCGGCCCCACATGGCCCGGTCCCGAGCCATCACCACGACCCGGCTCGCCCACGCCCAACTCGCCCAAGGCGCGGCCGAAGCCGCGACCGCCACCGCAGCGAGGGTCCCCGCCGACGCCGCCACCCAGCACGCCCGAGTAACGCGCATGCTCCAAGAGTTCGGCACCGCTCTGCACGCCACCGCACCCGGCAGCACCGCCGTCCAGGCCTGGACCGAGCACACCACCACTTGGAAGATGGCCGCATGA
- a CDS encoding DUF475 domain-containing protein, translating to MLLKTFRWSFAVTALGLALGVWYGGWTAFGVIAILAVLEISLSFDNAVVNAGILKKMSDFWQKIFLTVGVLIAVFGMRLAFPVVIVAVTAKKNPFEAVNLALTDKDRYEQLVTDAHPAIAAFGGMFLLMIFLDFIFEDRDIKWLGWLERPLARLGKVDMLSVCIALIVLLITSFTFAAHAHQHGGTHADKAQTVLISGIAGLITYMIVGGLSGFFENRLEAEEERDRESDRSAVVLAGQAAFFMFLYLEVLDASFSFDGVIGAFAITNDIVLMALGLGIGAMYVRSLTVYLVRQGTLDDYIYLEHGAHYAIGALAVILMVTIQYQINEVITGLVGVVLIGWSFWSSVRRNRALAEAGDGAAEAVDTARVP from the coding sequence GTGCTTCTGAAGACCTTCCGCTGGTCGTTCGCGGTCACCGCGCTCGGCCTGGCCCTGGGAGTCTGGTACGGCGGCTGGACGGCGTTCGGCGTCATCGCGATCCTGGCCGTGCTGGAGATCTCGCTGTCGTTCGACAACGCGGTGGTCAACGCCGGGATCCTGAAGAAGATGTCGGACTTCTGGCAGAAGATCTTCCTCACGGTCGGCGTCCTGATCGCGGTCTTCGGCATGCGCCTGGCGTTCCCGGTGGTGATCGTCGCGGTCACGGCGAAGAAGAACCCCTTCGAGGCGGTGAACCTGGCGCTGACCGACAAGGACCGCTACGAACAACTCGTCACCGACGCCCACCCGGCGATCGCGGCCTTCGGCGGCATGTTCCTGCTCATGATCTTCCTGGACTTCATCTTCGAGGACCGCGACATCAAGTGGCTGGGCTGGCTGGAACGCCCCCTGGCCAGGCTCGGCAAGGTCGACATGCTGTCGGTCTGCATCGCCCTGATCGTCCTGCTGATCACCTCCTTCACCTTCGCGGCCCACGCCCACCAGCACGGCGGCACCCACGCGGACAAGGCCCAGACGGTCCTGATCTCCGGCATCGCCGGCCTGATCACCTACATGATCGTCGGCGGCCTCTCCGGCTTCTTCGAGAACCGCCTGGAGGCGGAGGAGGAACGCGATCGCGAGAGCGACCGCTCGGCGGTGGTCCTGGCCGGCCAGGCGGCGTTCTTCATGTTCCTGTACCTCGAAGTCCTGGACGCGTCCTTCTCCTTCGACGGCGTGATCGGCGCGTTCGCCATCACCAACGACATCGTCCTGATGGCGCTGGGCCTCGGCATCGGCGCGATGTACGTCCGCTCGCTGACGGTGTACCTGGTCCGTCAGGGCACTCTGGACGACTACATCTACCTGGAGCACGGCGCCCACTACGCGATCGGCGCCCTGGCCGTGATCCTCATGGTCACCATCCAGTACCAGATCAACGAGGTCATCACGGGCCTGGTCGGCGTCGTCCTGATCGGCTGGTCCTTCTGGTCCTCGGTACGGCGGAACCGGGCGTTGGCGGAGGCGGGGGACGGGGCGGCCGAGGCTGTCGACACGGCGAGGGTTCCCTAG
- a CDS encoding ArsR/SmtB family transcription factor, with amino-acid sequence MGWWQLNADTLARSRFVLSPFAETFAALKLLHLGMAAHPGEQVWLREHLPSYRRLLADDPVTGLLMRAGLGRAWIADFLSPTPRDRETFEEAVARVRAAPPADARANLTVSLAGPLPAALERDDLPERAARLLEYVWAETVRPSWERRRLVLEADVVARTAQVSQGGWAAVVDALRPGRTRWLGENRLQVNLHAYPPREISGAELVFVPVTPKGGWVSWEEPDRYAIVYTCSGALADPGSRAVPASLGALLGPARAGVLTLLGSPMSTSQLTAVTGQALGSVGRHLRVLLDAGLVERRRAGRSVLYSRTAAGEVVVKAAGL; translated from the coding sequence ATGGGGTGGTGGCAGCTCAACGCCGACACCCTCGCCCGGAGCCGGTTCGTGCTGTCGCCGTTCGCCGAGACCTTCGCCGCGCTCAAGCTGCTGCACCTCGGGATGGCCGCGCACCCCGGTGAACAGGTGTGGCTGCGGGAGCATCTGCCGTCGTACCGGCGGCTGTTGGCGGACGACCCGGTCACCGGGCTGCTGATGCGGGCGGGGCTCGGGCGGGCCTGGATCGCCGACTTCCTCTCGCCCACGCCGAGGGACCGGGAGACGTTCGAGGAGGCCGTCGCACGGGTGCGGGCGGCACCTCCCGCCGACGCGCGGGCGAACCTCACGGTCTCCCTGGCCGGCCCGCTCCCCGCCGCCCTGGAGCGCGACGATCTGCCCGAGCGGGCGGCCCGGCTCCTGGAGTACGTGTGGGCGGAGACCGTACGGCCGTCCTGGGAGCGGCGCCGGCTCGTGCTGGAGGCCGATGTGGTCGCGCGGACCGCGCAGGTGAGCCAGGGCGGCTGGGCGGCCGTGGTGGACGCGCTGCGGCCGGGGCGGACGCGGTGGCTCGGGGAGAACCGGCTCCAGGTCAATCTGCACGCGTACCCGCCGCGGGAGATCTCCGGCGCGGAACTGGTCTTCGTGCCGGTCACGCCCAAGGGCGGCTGGGTGTCCTGGGAGGAGCCGGACCGCTACGCCATCGTCTACACCTGCTCGGGCGCCCTAGCCGACCCGGGCTCGCGGGCGGTCCCCGCGAGTCTGGGGGCGCTGCTGGGCCCGGCGCGGGCGGGCGTGCTGACGCTGCTCGGGTCGCCGATGAGCACCAGTCAGCTCACCGCCGTGACGGGGCAGGCGCTGGGCTCGGTGGGGCGGCATCTGCGGGTGCTGCTGGACGCGGGGCTGGTGGAGCGGCGGCGGGCGGGGCGGTCGGTGCTGTACTCGCGGACGGCGGCGGGGGAGGTCGTGGTGAAGGCGGCGGGACTGTAG
- the tgmC gene encoding ATP-grasp peptide maturase system methyltransferase produces the protein MSAEPDTEAVAAGLRRRLADQLEEGGRLRSHEWRSAVEAAPRHVFVPRFYRETDAPGVTTWEPVTQETVGREEWLRLVYTDATWVTQFDGRDIDWADPKPISNAVPTSSSTLPSLVVRMLEDLDAHEGMKVLEIGTGTGYSTALMCHRLGSESVTSVETDEGVARRARAALAGSGHTPHLLVGDGRAGCPGDAPYDRLIATCGFRSIPPAWLEQVLPGGVVLTTLRGWMRSLGLVRLTVSGEGASGWFSADDPSFMIARQQDAPESLGTVPGPDDGTRRKATYGPEVLTTSGPAFMAQLAAPQARFFSLPVDGGQAGTFVLDSTTGSFAVLTVTDSGRQVRQGGPYRLWDAVESAVATWEEYGSPNRAVFGVTVSRNEQTVWLGNPNGPQWPLPS, from the coding sequence ATGTCCGCTGAGCCCGACACCGAGGCAGTCGCGGCCGGCCTTCGACGGCGGCTCGCAGATCAGTTGGAGGAGGGCGGCCGGCTGCGGTCGCATGAGTGGCGGTCGGCTGTGGAGGCCGCTCCCCGGCACGTCTTCGTCCCACGCTTCTACAGGGAGACCGACGCGCCTGGCGTCACCACGTGGGAGCCCGTCACCCAGGAGACCGTCGGCAGGGAGGAGTGGCTCCGGCTCGTCTACACCGACGCGACCTGGGTCACCCAGTTCGACGGCCGGGACATCGACTGGGCCGATCCGAAGCCGATCAGCAATGCGGTCCCGACCTCGTCCTCCACCCTGCCGAGCCTCGTCGTGCGGATGCTCGAAGACCTGGACGCGCACGAGGGCATGAAGGTCCTGGAGATCGGGACGGGTACCGGCTACTCGACGGCCCTGATGTGCCACCGCCTCGGCAGCGAGAGCGTGACCTCCGTCGAGACGGACGAGGGAGTGGCACGGCGGGCCCGCGCGGCTCTCGCCGGCTCCGGTCACACTCCTCATCTGTTGGTGGGGGACGGCCGCGCCGGTTGTCCCGGCGACGCCCCGTACGACCGGTTGATCGCCACGTGCGGCTTCCGCAGCATTCCCCCCGCCTGGCTGGAGCAGGTTCTCCCCGGCGGTGTCGTCCTCACCACTCTTCGTGGGTGGATGCGCTCCCTGGGCCTGGTCAGGCTTACCGTCAGCGGGGAGGGTGCGAGCGGCTGGTTCAGTGCGGACGACCCGAGCTTCATGATCGCCCGCCAACAGGACGCGCCGGAGAGCCTCGGGACGGTCCCGGGGCCCGACGACGGAACGAGACGGAAAGCCACGTACGGGCCAGAGGTTCTTACGACCTCTGGGCCGGCCTTCATGGCACAACTCGCGGCGCCGCAGGCCCGGTTCTTCTCCTTGCCGGTGGACGGAGGTCAGGCAGGCACGTTCGTACTGGACAGCACCACTGGTTCCTTCGCTGTCCTCACCGTCACCGACAGCGGCCGGCAGGTCCGCCAGGGTGGCCCGTACCGGCTCTGGGACGCCGTCGAGTCCGCGGTCGCCACCTGGGAGGAGTACGGCTCACCGAACCGCGCGGTGTTCGGCGTCACGGTCTCCCGCAACGAACAGACGGTCTGGCTTGGCAACCCCAACGGCCCGCAGTGGCCGCTACCCTCCTGA